A window from Drosophila nasuta strain 15112-1781.00 chromosome 3, ASM2355853v1, whole genome shotgun sequence encodes these proteins:
- the LOC132789715 gene encoding carbonic anhydrase 1: MFCHLLSLIWNALMSPMILLMDYAFESNCIMLLLSLFMSLALILNLKSASILLMDFYPTSVNDFLPSPINIDRRLVLSVGRGTPLMWHNYDAMPPAIMLLNNGSTVVMRISCAPQCKPHLRGSLLHDNYYFVEASFKWGGSEHTISSRRFALELQVLHAKNAATPPFEYVTISYLFVITQCKNESMQQITENLDALINAGSVIEVPPFDLCSLFWPFENDFYSYSGTYHNGTTTLSTQWLICASIFNISAQQVAQFGKLCNRDGCRIAGNSRALVPLDNRQVLLN, translated from the coding sequence AtgttttgccatttgttgtCTCTAATTTGGAATGCGCTCATGTCGCCTATGATCCTGCTCATGGATTATGCCTTCGAATCGAATTGCATAATGCTTCTGCTTAGCCTTTTCATGTCCCTGGCTCTCATACTGAACCTCAAGTCCGCCAGCATATTGTTAATGGACTTCTATCCGACCAGTGTGAATGATTTTCTCCCGTCGCCCATCAACATCGATCGCCGTCTGGTCTTGTCAGTGGGTCGCGGGACACCGCTGATGTGGCACAATTACGATGCAATGCCACCGGCCATTATGCTGCTAAACAATGGCAGCACTGTGGTGATGCGCATCTCGTGCGCTCCACAGTGCAAACCACATCTTCGCGGTTCTCTGTTGCAtgacaattattattttgtggaGGCCTCATTCAAATGGGGCGGCTCGGAGCATACGATTAGCTCACGGCGCTTTGCACTCGAGTTGCAAGTGCTGCATGCCAAAAATGCAGCCACGCCGCCATTTGAATATGTGACGAtctcatatttatttgtcatCACCCAGTGCAAGAATGAATCCATGCAGCAGATTACCGAGAATCTGGATGCGCTTATCAACGCGGGTTCGGTTATCGAGGTGCCGCCATTTGATCTCTGTTCACTGTTTTGGCCATTCGAGAATGACTTCTACAGCTACAGTGGCACCTATCACAATGGCACCACCACACTGTCCACCCAGTGGCTAATCTGTGCGTCCATCTTTAATATAAGTGCCCAGCAAGTGGCGCAATTTGGCAAGCTCTGTAATCGCGATGGTTGTCGCATTGCTGGAAACTCACGTGCTCTGGTGCCGCTGGACAATCGACAAGttctattaaattaa
- the LOC132792739 gene encoding luciferin 4-monooxygenase: MTATSYDSVKKIWSGPKSKEYYGPDMTLGEVALLILKLHADKVMQVFDPTGEALTGGQLYEQSRLLAHAFQQLKLHRGDVVGISATNTTYLTEVVIAALLNGMPINPLHPEFDKETVAYMYEITKPKVIFCDVDNYETLAAVKQSLKFETELILLSGSLPGVRNIQDMLRDGAVGYDPTTLFACPHLSGDDTAFIISSSGVTGLPKGVTRSHRSLLNNTKIPQLFTAKTVMFCFSPLYWVSCIFTLFASLVNGCKRVITNRPFSATYFAELVARHEINFVLTVPHHMALLAKSPQAESLLPKLKSLNSIVCSGSKLPLSIWRQLYQLLGSDRFAVLYGLSEIGGVSKNVGGPLGSEGKLLRNVQVRLLDEQGNALGPNQTGHIHIRLNQRWGGYYRNPQDTQTTLSADGQWLLTGDHGYFDDEGCLHFQTRDTDVFRYNHFQIYPKQIEDVILHLPGVHEVGIFGIPDDISTNLTACAVVRDQDEVGQKLTAEKISGIVEEHLSEAFHLRGGVYFVDSLPKTTNKKIQRRRILAELKNNSSSTHL, encoded by the exons ATGACGGCGACCAGTTACGACAGCGTTAAAAAGATCTGGTCGGGACCCAAGAGCAAGGAATACTATGGACCCGACATGACACTCGGCGAGGTGGCGCTGCTCATACTCAAACTGCACGCGGACAAAGTGATGCAGGTCTTTGATCCAACGGGGGAAGCTTTAACAGGAGGTCAGCTCTATGAGCAGAGTCGTCTGCTAGCTCACGCCTTTCAGCAGTTGAAGCTGCACCGTGGCGATGTTGTTGGGATTTCTGCCACCAATACCACTTACCTCACCGAGGTGGTTATTGCAGCGCTGCTCAATGGCATGCCTATCAATCCACTGCATCCGGAGTTCGACAAGG AAACTGTCGCTTATATGTATGAGATCACCAAGCCCAAGGTCATCTTCTGTGATGTGGACAACTACGAGACCTTGGCGGCTGTTAAGCAAAGTCTCAAATTCGAAACTGAACTCATTTTGTTGAGCGGCAGTTTGCCAGGCGTGCGCAACATTCAGGATATGCTCAGAGACGGCGCCGTTGGCTACGATCCTACCACACT CTTTGCCTGCCCACATTTAAGTGGCGACGACACCGCTTTTATCATCAGTTCCTCCGGTGTAACCGGTTTGCCAAAGGGCGTCACGCGCTCGCATCGCAGTTTATTGAACAACACCAAAAT TCCACAGTTGTTCACAGCTAAGACGGTGATGTTCTGCTTTAGCCCGCTTTATTGGGTCTCCTGCATATTCACGCTCTTCGCCTCGCTGGTCAATGGTTGTAAACGCGTGATCACCAATCGTCCTTTTAGTGCCACGTATTTTGCGGAGCTAGTTGCGCGTCACGAGATCAACTTTGTGCTCACCGTGCCACATCACATGGCTCTGCTAGCAAAATCGCCTCAGGCGGAGAGTTTGCTGCCTAAACTGAAGTCGCTGAACTCGATTGTCTGCAGCGGTTCCAAGTTGCCGCTTTCGATCTGGCGACAGCTTTACCAGCTGCTCGGCAGTGATCGCTTTGCTGTGCTTTACGGTCTCTCGGAGATCGGAGGTGTGAGCAAGAATGTCGGTGGTCCACTTGGTAGTGAAGGGAAACTGTTACGCAATGTGCAAGTGCGTCTGCTCGATGAGCAGGGCAATGCCCTGGGTCCCAATCAGACGGGTCACATTCATATACGGCTCAATCAACGATGGGGCGGCTACTATCGCAATCCGCAGGACACGCAGACTACACTCTCGGCCGATGGACAATGGCTACTGACTGGCGATCATGGTTACTTCGATGATGAAGGCTGTCTGCATTTCCAGACCCGCGACACGGATGTGTTTCGGTACAATCACTTTCAGATCTATCCAAAGCAGATCGAGGATGTCATTCTCCACTTGCCGGGTGTCCACGAGGTGGGCATCTTTGGCATACCCGACGACATCTCCACGAATCTTACTGCCTGTGCTGTGGTGCGAGATCAGGACGAGGTGGGACAAAAGCTTACAGCGGAAAAGATCAGCGGCATTGTGGAGGAGCATCTCAGCGAGGCTTTCCATCTCCGTGGCGGCGTTTACTTTGTGGACTCGCTGCCCAAGACCACGAATAAGAAGATACAGCGACGTCGCATTCTAGCTGAGCTTAAGAATAATTCTAGTTCCACccatttataa